The following proteins are co-located in the Theropithecus gelada isolate Dixy chromosome 19, Tgel_1.0, whole genome shotgun sequence genome:
- the NECTIN2 gene encoding nectin-2 isoform X1 — protein sequence MARAVALLPSRSPPTPLLWPLLLLLLRKTGAQDVRVQVLPEVRGQLGGTVELPCHLLPPVPGLYISLVTWQRPDAPPNHQNVAAFHPKMGPSFPSPKPGSERLSFVSAKQSTGQDTEAELQDATLALRGLTVEDEGNYTCEFATFPKGSVRGMTWLRVIAKPQNHAEAQEVTFSQDPVPVARCISKEGRPPARISWLSSLDWEAKETQVSGTLAGTVTVTSRFTLVPSGRADGVTVTCKVEHESFEEPALIPVTLSVRYPPEVSISGYDDNWYLGRTDATLSCDVHSNPEPTGYDWSTTSGIFPTSAVAQGSQLVIHAVDSLFNTTFVCTVTNAVGMGRAEQVIFVRETPNTAGAGATGGIIGGIIAAIIATAVAATGILICRQQRKEQTLQGAEEDEDLEGPPSYKPPTPKAKLEEQEMPSQLFTLGASEHSPLKTPYFDAGASCTEQEMPRYHELPTLEERSGPLHPGATSLGSPIPVPPGPPVVEDVSLDLEDEEGEEEEEYLDKINPIYDALSYSSPSDSYQGKGFVMSRAMYV from the exons GAGCCCAGGATGTGCGAGTTCAAGTACTACCCGAGGTGCGAGGCCAGCTCGGGGGCACCGTGGAGCTGCCGTGCCACCTGCTGCCACCTGTTCCTGGACTGTACATCTCCCTGGTGACCTGGCAGCGCCCAGATGCACCTCCAAACCACCAGAATGTGGCCGCCTTCCACCCTAAGATGGGTCCCAGCTTCCCCAGCCCGAAGCCCGGCAGCGAGCGGCTGTCCTTCGTCTCTGCCAAGCAGAGCACTGGGCAAGACACAGAGGCGGAGCTCCAGGACGCCACGCTGGCCCTCCGCGGGCTCACGGTGGAGGACGAAGGCAACTACACCTGCGAGTTTGCCACCTTCCCCAAGGGGTCCGTCCGAGGGATGACCTGGCTCAGAGTCATAG CCAAGCCCCAGAACCACGCTGAGGCCCAGGAGGTCACGTTCAGCCAGGACCCTGTGCCAGTGGCCCGCTGCATCTCCAAAGAGGGTCGCCCACCTGCCCGGATCTCCTGGCTCTCGTCCCTCGACTGGGAAGCCAAAGAGACCCAGGTGTCAGGGACCCTGGCCGGCACTGTCACCGTCACCAGCCGCTTCACCTTGGTCCCCTCGGGCCGAGCAGATGGTGTCACGGTCACCTGCAAAGTGGAGCATGAGAGCTTCGAGGAGCCAGCCCTGATACCTGTGACCCTCTCTGTACGCT ACCCTCCTGAAGTGTCCATCTCCGGCTATGATGACAACTGGTACCTCGGCCGTACTGATGCCACCCTGAGCTGTGACGTCCACAGCAACCCAGAGCCCACGGGCTATGACTGGAGCAC GACCTCAGGCATCTTCCCGACCTCCGCAGTAGCCCAGGGCTCCCAGCTGGTCATCCATGCGGTGGACAGTCTGTTCAATACCACCTTCGTCTGCACAGTCACCAATGCCGTGGGCATGGGCCGCGCTGAGCAGGTCATCTTTGTCCGAG AGACCCCCAACACAGCAGGCGCAGGGGCCACGGGCGGCATCATCGGGGGCATCATCGCCGCCATCATTGCGACTGCTGTGGCCGCCACGGGCATCCTTATCTGCCGGCAGCAGCGGAAGGAGCAGACGCTGCAGGGGGCAGAGGAGGACGAAGA CCTAGAGGGACCTCCCTCCTACAAGCCACCGACCCCAAAAGCGAAGCTGGAGGAGCAGGAGATG CCCTCCCAGCTCTTCACTCTGGGGGCCTCGGAGCACAGCCCACTCAAGACCCCCTACTTTGATGCTGGCGCCTCATGCACTGAGCAG GAAATGCCTCGATACCATGAATTGCCCACTTTGGAAGAGCGGTCAGGACCCCTGCACCCTGGAGCCACAAGCCTGGGGTCCCCCATCCCGGTGCCTCCAGGGCCACCTGTTGTGGAAGACGTTTCCCTGGATCTAGAGgatgaggagggggaggaggaggaagagtatCTGGATAAGATCAACCCCATCTACGATGCTCTGTCCTACAGCAGCCCCTCTGATTCCTACCAGGGCAAAGGCTTTGTCATGTCCCGGGCCATGTACGTGTGA
- the NECTIN2 gene encoding nectin-2 isoform X2 has product MARAVALLPSRSPPTPLLWPLLLLLLRKTGAQDVRVQVLPEVRGQLGGTVELPCHLLPPVPGLYISLVTWQRPDAPPNHQNVAAFHPKMGPSFPSPKPGSERLSFVSAKQSTGQDTEAELQDATLALRGLTVEDEGNYTCEFATFPKGSVRGMTWLRVIAKPQNHAEAQEVTFSQDPVPVARCISKEGRPPARISWLSSLDWEAKETQVSGTLAGTVTVTSRFTLVPSGRADGVTVTCKVEHESFEEPALIPVTLSVRYPPEVSISGYDDNWYLGRTDATLSCDVHSNPEPTGYDWSTTSGIFPTSAVAQGSQLVIHAVDSLFNTTFVCTVTNAVGMGRAEQVIFVRETPRASPRDMGPLVWGAVGGTLLVLLLLAGGSLAFILLRVRRRRKSPGGTGGGASGDGGFYDPKTQVLGNGDPVFWTPVVPGPMEPDGEEEEEEEEKAEKGLMLPPPLALEDDMESQLDGSLISRRAVYV; this is encoded by the exons GAGCCCAGGATGTGCGAGTTCAAGTACTACCCGAGGTGCGAGGCCAGCTCGGGGGCACCGTGGAGCTGCCGTGCCACCTGCTGCCACCTGTTCCTGGACTGTACATCTCCCTGGTGACCTGGCAGCGCCCAGATGCACCTCCAAACCACCAGAATGTGGCCGCCTTCCACCCTAAGATGGGTCCCAGCTTCCCCAGCCCGAAGCCCGGCAGCGAGCGGCTGTCCTTCGTCTCTGCCAAGCAGAGCACTGGGCAAGACACAGAGGCGGAGCTCCAGGACGCCACGCTGGCCCTCCGCGGGCTCACGGTGGAGGACGAAGGCAACTACACCTGCGAGTTTGCCACCTTCCCCAAGGGGTCCGTCCGAGGGATGACCTGGCTCAGAGTCATAG CCAAGCCCCAGAACCACGCTGAGGCCCAGGAGGTCACGTTCAGCCAGGACCCTGTGCCAGTGGCCCGCTGCATCTCCAAAGAGGGTCGCCCACCTGCCCGGATCTCCTGGCTCTCGTCCCTCGACTGGGAAGCCAAAGAGACCCAGGTGTCAGGGACCCTGGCCGGCACTGTCACCGTCACCAGCCGCTTCACCTTGGTCCCCTCGGGCCGAGCAGATGGTGTCACGGTCACCTGCAAAGTGGAGCATGAGAGCTTCGAGGAGCCAGCCCTGATACCTGTGACCCTCTCTGTACGCT ACCCTCCTGAAGTGTCCATCTCCGGCTATGATGACAACTGGTACCTCGGCCGTACTGATGCCACCCTGAGCTGTGACGTCCACAGCAACCCAGAGCCCACGGGCTATGACTGGAGCAC GACCTCAGGCATCTTCCCGACCTCCGCAGTAGCCCAGGGCTCCCAGCTGGTCATCCATGCGGTGGACAGTCTGTTCAATACCACCTTCGTCTGCACAGTCACCAATGCCGTGGGCATGGGCCGCGCTGAGCAGGTCATCTTTGTCCGAG aaACCCCCAGGGCCTCGCCCCGAGACATGGGCCCACTGGTGTGGGGGGCCGTGGGGGGGACACTGCTGGTGCTGCTACTTCTGGCTGGGGGGTCCTTGGCCTTCATCCTGctgagggtgaggaggaggaggaagagccctggaggaacaggaggaggagCCAGCGGCGACGGGGGATTCTACGATCCGAAAACTCAGGTGTTGGGAAATGGGGACCCTGTCTTCTGGACACCAGTAGTCCCTGGTCCCATGGAACCAgatggtgaggaggaggaggaggaggaagagaaggcagagaaaggccTCATGTTGCCTCCACCCCTAGCACTCGAGGATGACATGGAGTCCCAGCTGGACGGCTCCCTCATCTCACGGCGGGCAGTTTATGTGTGA